One window of Hymenobacter sp. BRD128 genomic DNA carries:
- a CDS encoding methyltransferase → MLDLGCGEGKLLRLLLRQPKIEYILGMDVSHQALARAAQRLHLAEMPPRQRARLDLIQGSLLYKDDRLTGFDAAALVEVIEHLDPSRLVALEAVVFGHARPAHVFVTTPNAEYNQVYERLSAGTFRHADHRFEWSRAEFSAWAAGVAERHGYQVRLVSMGEEVEGVGAPSQLAVFTQQPTSAPTSQSA, encoded by the coding sequence GTGCTCGACCTGGGCTGCGGCGAGGGCAAGCTCCTGCGCTTGCTGCTGCGCCAGCCTAAAATCGAGTACATCCTGGGCATGGATGTATCGCACCAGGCGCTGGCCCGCGCCGCCCAGCGCCTGCATTTGGCCGAGATGCCCCCGCGCCAGCGCGCCCGCCTTGACCTTATCCAGGGCTCGCTCTTGTACAAGGACGACCGCCTCACGGGCTTCGACGCGGCGGCGCTGGTCGAAGTCATCGAGCACCTCGACCCTAGCCGCCTCGTGGCCCTCGAAGCCGTAGTGTTTGGCCACGCGCGCCCGGCGCACGTGTTCGTCACGACCCCTAACGCGGAGTACAACCAAGTCTACGAACGCCTCTCGGCCGGCACCTTCCGCCACGCTGACCACCGCTTCGAGTGGAGCCGCGCCGAGTTCTCTGCCTGGGCCGCCGGCGTGGCCGAGCGCCACGGGTATCAGGTGCGGCTGGTGAGCATGGGCGAGGAAGTGGAGGGGGTGGGGGCGCCTTCGCAGCTGGCGGTGTTTACGCAGCAGCCTACTTCCGCTCCAACTTCTCAATCAGCTTAA
- a CDS encoding polynucleotide kinase-phosphatase, which produces MPQDTLKLPELSLVLLIGSTGAGKSTFARRLFKPTEVVSSDTCRGLVSDDENSLDATNDAFDLLYYWVAKRLKRGRLTVVDATNVRAEDRKAFVALARQYHCLPVAIVLDVPESVAADRNRQRPDRAGLKPHVIAGHRRLLRQSLRTLKAEGFRHIFHLRGVEEIDAVRAIARDPLHNNRQQETGPFDIIGDVHGCYTELCELLGQLGYRVEEEPVQDARDLGVRVVRAEREADPSRKVIFLGDLVDRGPASPQVLRLVMSMVRDGLALCVPGNHDMKLLRYLNGKNVSHTHGLAETIAQLEPETPAFKEQVRLFLDKLVSHYVLDGSRLVVAHAGLIEEMQGRGSGAVRSFALFGETTGETDEFGLPVRYHWASEYRGRAMVVYGHTPVPEPEWLNNTIDIDTGCVFGGRLTALRYPERALVTVPAHQVYAEPSRPLHYNPHRPSSLPGDAVAGAESTPGATAQQHDDLLDIRDVTGKQLINTRLLNTVTVREENAVAALEVMSRFALNPKWLLYLPPTMSPTETSELPDLLEHPAEAFAYYQRQGVARVVCEEKHMGSRVVVVLGRDEAAIQRRLGVVGEGLGKCYTRTGRNFFTDSELEAEFLTRLRDALTAAGFWEKFGTDWVCLDAELLPWSAKAQELVRSQYAAVAAAATAALPQVEAALATATARGLAGAAELLARTSARREAATAYADAYRRYCWPVQSLADLKLAPFHLLATEGKTYFDRDHAWHMETLRALSLAAPGLLRATPYHVVDLANPAEIEAATDWWLALTAGGGEGMVVKPYDFIPTTGRSLIQPALKCRGREYLRIIYGPDYLLDGNLERLRQRNVKAKRNLALREFALGVEGLERFVASQPLRLVHQCVFGVLALESEPIDPRL; this is translated from the coding sequence ATGCCCCAAGATACCTTGAAACTCCCCGAACTTTCGCTGGTGCTACTCATTGGCAGCACGGGCGCGGGCAAGTCCACGTTTGCGCGGCGCCTGTTCAAGCCCACCGAAGTGGTGTCGTCGGATACCTGCCGGGGCCTGGTATCGGATGATGAAAACAGCCTCGACGCCACCAACGACGCCTTCGACCTGCTGTACTACTGGGTAGCCAAGCGCCTCAAGCGCGGCCGCCTCACGGTCGTCGATGCCACCAACGTGCGCGCCGAAGACCGCAAGGCCTTCGTGGCGCTGGCCCGGCAGTACCACTGCCTGCCGGTGGCCATCGTGCTCGACGTGCCCGAGAGCGTGGCCGCCGACCGCAATCGCCAGCGCCCCGACCGCGCCGGTCTCAAGCCCCACGTTATTGCGGGCCACCGCCGCCTGTTGCGCCAGAGCCTGCGCACGCTGAAAGCCGAGGGCTTTCGGCACATCTTCCACCTGCGCGGGGTGGAGGAAATCGACGCCGTGCGGGCGATAGCGCGCGACCCGCTGCACAACAACCGCCAGCAGGAAACCGGCCCCTTCGACATCATCGGCGATGTGCACGGCTGTTACACTGAGTTGTGCGAACTGCTGGGCCAGCTAGGGTACCGGGTGGAGGAAGAGCCGGTGCAGGATGCGCGCGATTTGGGCGTGCGGGTAGTGCGGGCCGAGCGCGAAGCTGACCCTAGCCGCAAAGTCATTTTCCTGGGCGACCTCGTGGACCGCGGCCCTGCCTCGCCGCAAGTGTTGCGTCTGGTAATGAGCATGGTGCGCGACGGCCTGGCCCTGTGCGTGCCCGGCAACCACGACATGAAGTTGCTGCGCTACCTCAACGGCAAAAACGTGTCGCACACCCACGGCCTGGCCGAAACCATCGCCCAGCTCGAACCTGAAACGCCCGCCTTTAAGGAGCAGGTGCGGCTGTTTCTGGATAAGCTGGTGAGCCACTACGTGCTCGACGGCAGCCGGCTGGTGGTGGCCCACGCCGGCCTCATTGAGGAAATGCAGGGCCGGGGCTCGGGGGCGGTGCGCAGCTTCGCGCTGTTTGGCGAAACCACCGGCGAAACCGACGAATTTGGCCTGCCCGTGCGCTACCACTGGGCCAGCGAGTACCGGGGCCGGGCCATGGTGGTGTACGGCCACACGCCCGTGCCCGAGCCCGAATGGCTCAACAACACCATCGACATTGATACCGGCTGCGTGTTTGGCGGCCGCCTCACCGCCCTGCGCTACCCCGAGCGCGCCCTCGTGACGGTGCCCGCCCATCAGGTGTACGCCGAGCCCAGCCGCCCGCTGCACTACAACCCGCACCGGCCCAGCAGCTTACCCGGCGATGCAGTTGCCGGCGCCGAGTCGACGCCCGGCGCCACCGCCCAGCAGCACGATGACCTGCTCGATATTCGCGACGTGACCGGCAAGCAGCTCATCAACACGCGCTTGCTCAATACCGTGACGGTGCGCGAGGAAAACGCCGTGGCCGCCCTGGAGGTGATGTCGCGCTTCGCCCTCAACCCCAAGTGGCTGCTCTACCTGCCGCCCACCATGTCGCCCACCGAAACTTCGGAGCTGCCCGACCTGCTCGAACACCCCGCCGAAGCCTTTGCCTACTACCAGCGCCAGGGCGTGGCGCGCGTGGTGTGCGAGGAAAAGCACATGGGCAGCCGCGTGGTGGTGGTGCTGGGCCGCGACGAAGCCGCCATCCAGCGCCGGCTAGGGGTAGTGGGCGAGGGTCTGGGTAAATGCTACACCCGCACCGGCCGCAACTTTTTCACCGATAGCGAGTTGGAAGCTGAATTTCTCACCCGCCTGCGCGATGCCCTCACGGCGGCCGGCTTCTGGGAGAAATTCGGCACTGACTGGGTGTGCCTCGATGCCGAGCTGCTGCCGTGGTCGGCCAAGGCCCAGGAGTTGGTCAGAAGCCAGTACGCCGCCGTAGCCGCCGCCGCCACGGCCGCCTTGCCCCAGGTCGAAGCGGCCCTAGCCACCGCCACCGCCAGGGGCCTGGCCGGCGCGGCCGAGCTGCTGGCCCGCACCAGCGCCCGCCGTGAGGCCGCCACTGCCTATGCCGACGCCTACCGCCGCTACTGCTGGCCCGTGCAGTCGCTCGCCGACCTCAAGCTGGCGCCCTTCCACCTGCTCGCCACCGAGGGCAAAACGTACTTCGACCGCGACCACGCCTGGCACATGGAAACCCTGCGCGCCCTTAGCCTCGCCGCCCCCGGCCTGCTGCGCGCCACGCCCTACCACGTAGTCGACCTTGCTAATCCCGCTGAAATTGAAGCGGCCACCGACTGGTGGCTAGCCCTCACCGCCGGCGGGGGCGAAGGCATGGTGGTGAAGCCCTACGACTTCATCCCCACAACCGGCCGCTCGCTCATCCAGCCCGCCCTCAAGTGCCGCGGCCGCGAGTACCTGCGCATCATCTACGGGCCTGATTATCTGCTTGATGGCAACTTGGAGCGTCTGCGCCAGCGCAACGTGAAAGCCAAGCGCAACCTGGCCCTGCGCGAGTTTGCGCTCGGGGTCGAAGGCCTCGAACGCTTCGTGGCCAGCCAGCCGCTGCGCCTGGTGCACCAGTGCGTATTCGGGGTGCTGGCCCTCGAAAGCGAGCCGATTGACCCGCGCTTGTAG
- a CDS encoding VOC family protein yields the protein MTTAKNSFAQGPVMLNHIALYVVDLQKSADFYKNVLLLPEIPEPFKDGKHVWLRIGPHSQLHIIQGNKAQEHDINTHLAFSVKDLSKFMAHLDKLGVHYGSWKSEPGKITPRPDGVKQIYLQDPDNFWLEVNDDKF from the coding sequence ATGACCACTGCCAAAAATTCGTTTGCGCAAGGCCCGGTCATGCTCAACCACATCGCACTCTACGTGGTGGACTTGCAGAAGAGTGCTGATTTTTATAAAAACGTGCTGCTGCTACCCGAAATACCCGAGCCTTTTAAGGATGGCAAGCACGTGTGGCTACGCATCGGGCCGCACAGCCAACTGCATATTATTCAAGGTAATAAAGCGCAGGAACACGATATTAATACGCACTTAGCATTTAGCGTAAAGGACTTATCGAAATTTATGGCGCACCTCGATAAGCTAGGCGTACACTACGGCAGCTGGAAAAGCGAGCCGGGCAAAATCACGCCCCGCCCCGACGGGGTGAAACAGATTTATTTACAGGACCCCGATAATTTTTGGCTGGAGGTAAATGACGATAAATTTTGA
- a CDS encoding GH1 family beta-glucosidase, with product MPDDSILTIQRPLALPPAFFPATTPATYARADFGPDFHWGAACAAYQVEGAWQQQGKGPSIWDEFTRRPKAIARGEHARVGTDFFTRYEQDLDLAQGLGLTDFRFSASWARVLPEGVGAVNRRGLDFYDRLVDACLERDLRPWLTVYHWDLPLALQQRGGWANRAVVDWLADYAQVLARRLGDRVAHWMVLNEPMVFVGAGHALGIHAPGRRSLPGFLAAAHHATLAQAEGGRALRAALPGAARIGTTFSCSYVAPARPGHGPSEAAARRVDAVLNRFFVEPALGLGYPTAELPTLGWLLRRYHKPGDAERQKFAFDFWGVQNYTREVVRAAPWLPLIGAALVPAAKRGVPTTEMGWEVYPESVYQMLKQYAAYPGAPELVITESGAAFADQPAGGRVPDAARLAYLQAAIGQVLRARREGIRVNGYFPWSFTDNFEWAEGYRPRFGLVHVDYETQERTVKDSGRWYGEFLAGARVEVGPVQAVAQTL from the coding sequence ATGCCCGACGATTCTATTCTGACTATTCAGCGCCCGCTGGCGCTGCCGCCGGCCTTTTTCCCGGCCACTACGCCCGCTACCTACGCCCGGGCCGATTTTGGACCCGATTTTCACTGGGGCGCGGCCTGCGCGGCCTACCAGGTGGAGGGCGCCTGGCAGCAGCAGGGCAAGGGCCCGAGCATCTGGGATGAGTTTACGCGCCGGCCCAAGGCCATTGCGCGGGGTGAGCACGCGCGGGTGGGTACCGATTTTTTTACCCGCTACGAGCAGGATTTAGACCTGGCCCAGGGCCTGGGGCTCACTGATTTTCGCTTTTCCGCGTCCTGGGCTAGGGTGCTGCCCGAGGGCGTGGGCGCCGTGAACCGGCGCGGGCTCGATTTCTACGACCGCCTCGTGGATGCCTGCCTGGAGCGCGACCTGCGCCCCTGGCTCACGGTGTACCACTGGGATTTGCCGCTGGCCTTACAGCAGCGCGGCGGCTGGGCCAACCGCGCCGTGGTCGATTGGCTGGCCGACTACGCCCAGGTGCTGGCCCGCCGCCTCGGCGACCGCGTGGCGCACTGGATGGTGCTCAACGAGCCGATGGTGTTCGTGGGTGCGGGGCATGCGCTGGGTATTCACGCGCCGGGGCGGCGCAGCCTGCCGGGCTTTCTGGCGGCGGCCCACCACGCCACCCTCGCCCAGGCCGAGGGCGGCCGGGCGCTGCGGGCGGCGCTGCCGGGCGCGGCGCGCATCGGCACCACGTTTTCGTGCTCCTACGTGGCGCCCGCCCGACCGGGCCACGGCCCCAGCGAGGCCGCCGCGCGCCGCGTCGATGCGGTGCTCAACCGCTTTTTTGTGGAGCCCGCGCTGGGCCTGGGCTACCCCACGGCCGAGCTGCCCACGCTGGGCTGGCTGCTGCGCCGCTACCACAAGCCCGGCGACGCCGAGCGCCAGAAGTTCGCCTTCGATTTCTGGGGCGTGCAGAACTACACTCGTGAGGTGGTGCGCGCTGCCCCCTGGCTGCCGCTCATCGGCGCGGCGCTGGTGCCGGCCGCCAAGCGCGGCGTGCCCACCACCGAAATGGGCTGGGAAGTCTATCCCGAATCGGTTTACCAGATGCTAAAACAGTACGCCGCCTACCCCGGCGCGCCCGAGCTGGTTATCACGGAATCGGGCGCGGCCTTTGCCGACCAGCCGGCCGGCGGCCGCGTGCCCGATGCCGCCCGGCTAGCCTACCTCCAGGCGGCCATCGGGCAGGTGTTGCGCGCCCGCCGCGAGGGCATCCGGGTCAATGGCTATTTTCCGTGGAGCTTCACCGACAACTTCGAGTGGGCCGAGGGCTACCGGCCGCGCTTCGGCCTGGTGCACGTCGATTACGAAACCCAGGAGCGTACCGTGAAAGACTCGGGCCGCTGGTACGGCGAGTTTCTGGCCGGCGCCAGGGTAGAGGTGGGGCCCGTGCAGGCAGTAGCGCAAACTTTGTAG
- a CDS encoding glycosyltransferase family protein, with amino-acid sequence MNILYAIQGTGNGHLMRALDVVPLLQARVAALGGQLDLLVSGPPADLPLPFAVRYRVGGMGFLFGKKGGINFVKTFRQFNSAEFVHDIRHLPVEHYDLVLNDFEPVSAWACRLRHRPCVALSHQSAVLHPAAPRPAREDPAGRAVLRHYAPSTAQYGFHFQEYAPGISTPVIRQQVRELTPADEGHYTVYLPAFDEETLVKRLRHLSRKVRWEVFSKHSQHPAVHGNVRVWPVSGGDFLQSLAHAHGVLCGAGFETPAETLYLGKKLAVVPMKQQYEQQCNAAALAEMGVPVVRGLKDKHLDYLDDWLHRGQPVAVDYPDRTGAVLDQLLAEQLGLKKMA; translated from the coding sequence ATGAACATTCTCTACGCCATTCAGGGCACCGGCAATGGCCACCTCATGCGCGCCCTCGACGTGGTGCCCCTGTTGCAAGCCCGCGTAGCAGCGCTGGGCGGCCAGCTCGACCTGCTGGTGAGCGGCCCGCCCGCCGACCTGCCGTTGCCTTTTGCGGTGCGCTACCGGGTGGGGGGCATGGGCTTTTTGTTTGGTAAGAAAGGCGGCATCAACTTCGTGAAGACTTTCCGGCAGTTCAACTCGGCGGAGTTCGTGCACGACATTCGCCACTTGCCCGTCGAGCACTATGATTTGGTGCTCAATGACTTTGAGCCGGTTTCGGCCTGGGCCTGCCGGCTGCGCCACCGCCCCTGCGTGGCCCTGAGCCACCAAAGCGCTGTGCTGCACCCCGCCGCCCCGCGCCCCGCCCGCGAGGACCCCGCCGGCCGGGCCGTGCTGCGCCACTACGCCCCCAGCACGGCGCAGTATGGGTTTCATTTCCAAGAATATGCGCCGGGCATCAGCACGCCCGTTATCCGGCAGCAGGTGCGCGAGCTGACGCCGGCCGACGAGGGACACTACACGGTATACCTGCCGGCCTTTGACGAGGAAACGCTGGTGAAGCGCCTGCGCCATCTGAGCCGCAAGGTGCGCTGGGAGGTGTTTTCGAAGCATAGCCAGCACCCCGCCGTGCACGGCAACGTGCGGGTGTGGCCGGTGAGCGGCGGCGACTTTCTGCAAAGCCTGGCCCATGCCCACGGCGTGCTCTGCGGCGCCGGCTTCGAAACGCCCGCCGAAACGCTGTACCTGGGCAAAAAGCTGGCCGTGGTGCCCATGAAGCAGCAATACGAGCAGCAGTGCAACGCCGCCGCCCTGGCCGAAATGGGCGTGCCCGTGGTACGGGGCCTCAAAGACAAGCACCTCGACTACCTCGACGACTGGCTGCACCGCGGCCAGCCGGTAGCCGTAGACTACCCCGACCGCACCGGCGCGGTGCTCGACCAGCTGCTGGCCGAGCAGCTGGGACTGAAAAAAATGGCCTAG
- a CDS encoding NIPSNAP family protein has product MQKQFFAPILAAGLGLWLASASRAAAPAAERPTYFALKVYHLKTSRQEVRIDSFLQRQYLPALHAAGIATIGVFKPLGNDTAADRRVYVFTPFTSLKQWEKIDRETSAKLQAAGGAYENTAYNNPAYTRQETILLKAFDEMKTLTAPKLSTPKNARVYELRSYEGASEKIFRNKVQMFNAGGEINLFNRLGFNGIFYSEVLFGPKMPNLMYMTSFATMADREAHWKAFGADPEWKKLSSQPEYQNNVSHIDITFLRPADYSDL; this is encoded by the coding sequence ATGCAAAAACAATTCTTCGCGCCCATCCTGGCGGCTGGCCTGGGCCTCTGGCTAGCCAGTGCCAGCCGCGCCGCGGCTCCCGCGGCCGAGCGCCCCACTTACTTTGCCCTCAAAGTATATCACCTGAAAACCAGCCGCCAGGAGGTCCGCATTGATAGCTTCTTGCAGCGGCAGTATCTGCCCGCGCTGCACGCCGCCGGTATTGCCACCATCGGCGTATTTAAACCCCTTGGCAACGACACGGCCGCTGATAGGCGCGTGTATGTATTTACGCCGTTCACCTCCCTCAAACAATGGGAAAAAATAGACCGGGAAACCTCGGCCAAACTGCAGGCTGCCGGTGGCGCCTACGAAAATACGGCGTACAATAATCCCGCGTATACCCGCCAGGAAACTATTCTTCTTAAAGCCTTTGACGAGATGAAAACCCTGACTGCGCCCAAGCTTAGCACGCCTAAAAATGCGCGTGTGTACGAGCTGCGCAGCTACGAAGGGGCCAGCGAAAAAATATTCCGCAATAAAGTGCAGATGTTTAATGCCGGCGGCGAAATCAATTTATTCAACCGCCTAGGCTTCAACGGTATTTTTTACAGCGAGGTATTATTCGGCCCAAAAATGCCGAACCTCATGTACATGACCTCTTTTGCTACTATGGCCGACCGCGAAGCCCACTGGAAAGCCTTCGGTGCCGACCCCGAATGGAAGAAATTATCAAGCCAGCCCGAATATCAAAATAACGTGTCGCACATCGATATCACGTTTTTGCGCCCAGCCGATTATTCGGATTTATAA
- a CDS encoding PD40 domain-containing protein, whose translation MKFRVLLLFLLGYLATGSPVFAQQLGIFDGQQDVGATARPGTATYLPGTQQYVVTGAGANIWADHDEFHYVYKKLTGDFILYARAGLVGWRGAEAHRKMGWMVRQSLAPNSPQVSAAEHGDGLTSLQYRKSAGATTEETRAAITQADVIQLERTGTTYTMRVAQFGQPFEVVQVANVDLGREVYVGLFVCAHNADVTETAVFRDVRLAAPAPAGLVAYQQYLGSHLELLDVASGSREIIYSVPNSIQAPNWRPDGKSLIYNSDGLMYNFDLATRQPAMLPTGDVKNNNNDHVLAFGGKMLGLSSGVDKLGGSIVYTVPASGGTPRQITPRGPSYLHSWSPDGKALLFTGQRNNDFDIYRVPASGGKEVRLTTAQGLDDGAEYTPDGQYIYFNSARTGTMQIWRMRPDGSQQEAVTTGEFNDWFPHISPDGKSLVFLSFLKDEVAASDHPFYKHVYLRLMPISGGQPKIIAYVYGGQGTINTPSWSPDSKRVAFISNSGPLN comes from the coding sequence ATGAAATTCCGCGTGCTCCTTCTCTTTTTACTAGGCTACCTTGCCACCGGCAGCCCCGTCTTTGCCCAGCAGCTAGGCATTTTTGATGGCCAGCAGGATGTGGGGGCCACCGCCCGGCCAGGCACCGCGACCTACCTGCCCGGCACCCAGCAGTACGTGGTGACGGGCGCCGGCGCCAACATCTGGGCTGACCACGACGAGTTTCACTACGTCTATAAAAAGCTGACCGGCGACTTTATTCTCTACGCCCGCGCCGGCCTGGTGGGCTGGCGCGGCGCCGAAGCCCACCGCAAAATGGGCTGGATGGTGCGCCAAAGCCTGGCCCCCAATTCGCCCCAGGTGAGCGCGGCCGAGCACGGCGACGGCCTCACTTCGCTGCAATACCGCAAGTCGGCCGGCGCTACCACCGAGGAGACCCGCGCCGCCATCACGCAGGCCGACGTCATTCAGCTGGAGCGCACGGGCACCACCTACACCATGCGGGTGGCGCAGTTTGGCCAGCCCTTTGAGGTGGTGCAGGTGGCTAATGTAGACCTGGGCCGGGAAGTGTACGTGGGGTTGTTCGTGTGCGCGCACAACGCCGACGTGACCGAAACGGCCGTGTTTCGCGATGTGCGCCTAGCCGCGCCCGCGCCCGCCGGCCTGGTCGCCTACCAACAATACCTGGGCAGCCACCTGGAGCTACTCGACGTGGCTTCCGGCAGCCGCGAAATCATCTATTCGGTCCCCAACTCCATTCAGGCGCCCAACTGGCGGCCCGATGGCAAGAGCCTGATTTACAACAGTGACGGCCTCATGTACAACTTCGACCTGGCCACCCGGCAGCCGGCCATGCTGCCCACCGGCGACGTTAAAAACAATAACAACGACCACGTGCTGGCTTTCGGCGGCAAGATGCTGGGCCTGAGCAGCGGCGTCGATAAGCTCGGCGGCTCCATTGTCTACACGGTGCCGGCTAGTGGCGGCACGCCCCGCCAGATTACGCCGCGCGGCCCCTCCTACCTGCACAGCTGGTCGCCCGATGGCAAGGCGCTGCTCTTTACCGGCCAGCGCAACAACGACTTCGACATCTACCGCGTGCCAGCCAGTGGCGGCAAGGAAGTGCGCCTTACCACCGCCCAGGGCCTCGACGACGGCGCCGAATACACGCCCGATGGCCAGTACATTTACTTTAACTCGGCCCGCACCGGCACCATGCAAATCTGGCGCATGCGGCCCGATGGCAGCCAGCAGGAAGCCGTGACGACCGGCGAGTTCAATGACTGGTTTCCGCACATTTCGCCCGATGGCAAGTCGCTAGTTTTTCTCTCCTTTTTAAAGGATGAAGTTGCCGCGAGCGACCACCCTTTTTACAAGCACGTGTACCTGCGGCTGATGCCCATTAGCGGCGGCCAGCCCAAAATCATTGCCTACGTCTACGGCGGCCAGGGTACCATCAATACGCCCTCGTGGTCGCCCGACAGCAAGCGCGTGGCTTTCATCAGCAACAGCGGGCCGCTCAACTAA
- a CDS encoding UDP-2,3-diacylglucosamine diphosphatase encodes MSTPAPRPPKKRRLAVAVISDVHLGTYGCHAPELLRYLKSIKPKLLVLNGDIVDIWQFSKNYWPASHMRVVRYLAGLAAKGTRIYYLTGNHDELLRKFAGLKLGHFQLDNKLVLDLPHGRTWLFHGDVFDVSMRHARWLAKLGGKGYDLLILLNRLVNFGLQKLGRPKVALSKAVKNRVKSAVSLVSDFEQTAATIAADQGYRYVACGHIHQPEIKTLATPQGK; translated from the coding sequence ATGAGTACCCCAGCCCCGCGCCCACCCAAAAAGCGTCGCCTGGCGGTGGCCGTAATCAGCGACGTGCACCTGGGCACCTACGGCTGCCACGCGCCCGAGCTGCTGCGCTACCTCAAGAGTATCAAGCCCAAATTGCTGGTGCTCAACGGCGATATTGTTGATATCTGGCAGTTTTCGAAGAATTACTGGCCAGCTTCGCACATGCGGGTGGTGCGCTACCTGGCGGGGCTAGCGGCCAAGGGTACTCGCATCTACTACCTCACCGGCAACCACGACGAGCTGCTGCGCAAGTTTGCGGGCCTCAAGCTGGGTCATTTTCAGCTCGATAACAAGCTGGTGCTCGACCTGCCCCACGGCCGCACCTGGCTGTTTCACGGCGACGTATTCGACGTGAGTATGCGGCACGCGCGCTGGCTAGCCAAGCTCGGCGGCAAGGGCTACGACCTGCTGATTTTGCTTAACCGGCTGGTTAATTTTGGCTTGCAAAAGCTAGGCCGGCCCAAGGTGGCCCTGTCGAAGGCCGTGAAAAACCGGGTGAAAAGCGCCGTGAGTCTGGTCAGCGACTTCGAGCAGACGGCCGCTACCATTGCCGCCGACCAGGGCTACCGCTACGTGGCCTGCGGCCACATTCACCAGCCCGAAATCAAGACCCTGGCCACGCCGCAGGGGAAGTAA
- a CDS encoding NUDIX domain-containing protein has product MQIVHRERAYDGHFKLNKLTVKTQQGEELPREQFAPGHAVAALVFDTQQQQYVFTRQFRVGAERELLEIAAGMIDQGESPEAAVRREIHEELGYDIDQLTAIVTMWPSPGTSAETIAVYYAEVSRQTGPGGGLAEEHEQLEIIHLTREQLAEEKIQDAKTMLAVQWAQLHKP; this is encoded by the coding sequence ATGCAGATAGTTCACCGCGAGCGCGCCTACGACGGCCATTTTAAGCTCAACAAGCTCACTGTTAAAACCCAACAGGGCGAAGAATTACCCCGCGAGCAGTTTGCTCCCGGCCACGCCGTGGCCGCGCTCGTCTTCGATACCCAGCAGCAGCAGTACGTGTTTACCCGGCAGTTTCGGGTGGGGGCCGAGCGCGAGTTGCTGGAAATCGCGGCTGGCATGATTGACCAGGGCGAAAGCCCCGAAGCGGCCGTGCGCCGCGAAATTCACGAAGAGCTGGGCTACGACATCGACCAGCTGACCGCGATTGTGACCATGTGGCCCTCGCCCGGCACCAGCGCCGAAACCATTGCCGTGTACTACGCCGAGGTGAGCCGCCAGACTGGCCCCGGCGGCGGGCTAGCCGAAGAGCATGAGCAGTTGGAAATCATCCACCTCACGCGCGAACAGCTAGCCGAAGAGAAGATTCAGGACGCCAAAACGATGCTGGCCGTGCAGTGGGCGCAGCTGCATAAGCCATGA